One Nocardioides luti DNA window includes the following coding sequences:
- a CDS encoding ATP-binding cassette domain-containing protein, whose amino-acid sequence MSSGEPLLQLRGVQKSFGAVHVLRGVDLTVKPGRVTALVGDNGAGKSTLIKGIAGIHPFDEGDYTFEGNTVHVKSPRDSNALGIEIVYQDLALCDNLDVVHNMFLGRELTKNGMIDEDSMEARARETLDGLSVRTLKSVRTHVAALSGGQRQTVAIARSVLWNSKIVILDEPTAALGVAQTEQVLKLVRRLAERGLGVVLISHNLNEIFEVADDIAVLYLGQMVAQVDTATTSRDRIVTAITTGVLNKGDAA is encoded by the coding sequence ATGTCGAGTGGAGAACCGCTGCTGCAGCTGCGCGGCGTCCAGAAGTCCTTCGGCGCCGTGCACGTGCTGCGCGGCGTCGACCTGACGGTCAAGCCGGGCCGCGTGACCGCGCTGGTCGGCGACAACGGCGCCGGCAAGAGCACGTTGATCAAGGGGATCGCCGGCATCCACCCCTTCGACGAGGGTGACTACACCTTCGAGGGGAACACGGTCCACGTGAAGAGTCCGCGCGACTCGAACGCGCTGGGCATCGAGATCGTCTACCAGGACCTCGCGCTCTGCGACAACCTCGACGTCGTCCACAACATGTTCCTCGGCCGCGAGCTCACCAAGAACGGCATGATCGACGAGGACAGCATGGAGGCCCGCGCCCGCGAGACCCTCGACGGCCTCTCGGTCCGGACCCTGAAGTCGGTGCGGACCCACGTCGCCGCCCTCTCGGGCGGCCAGCGCCAGACGGTCGCCATCGCCCGCTCCGTGCTGTGGAACTCCAAGATCGTCATCCTCGACGAGCCGACCGCCGCGCTGGGCGTGGCGCAGACCGAGCAGGTCCTCAAGCTGGTCCGCCGGCTCGCCGAGCGAGGCCTCGGCGTCGTGCTCATCAGCCACAACCTGAACGAGATCTTCGAGGTCGCCGACGACATCGCGGTGCTCTACCTCGGCCAGATGGTCGCGCAGGTCGACACCGCCACCACCAGCCGGGACCGGATCGTCACGGCGATCACGACCGGCGTGCTGAACAAGGGGGACGCGGCATGA